The Gemmatimonadota bacterium genomic interval AGCTCCGGGCTCCCCCAGCCGTCGTCCCCCAGGCCCGATCGGTAGATCCTGAAGTCCTCCCCCGCGTCGCCGACCTTCCGGAAGAACAGGAACTCGCGTCCATCCGGGGTGAACGTGCCTTTGTAGAGGCTCTCCCCTTGCACGCTGATGGTGCCCGGGCCGAAGACCTCCACCTCGGTGGTCGCCGACGCGCCATGCGTGGCGATGAGCGGCAGCGCGGCCCCCAGCAGAGCGGCGCGGGCGAGCCGCCGAGATCGAGCAAGAATCGTCATCGGTCTGCCGTCATCCCACCAAGTGGCCCCGCAGACGCGGGTGGTCCCGGATCGGAGCCCAGATCGGGTCCACATCGAGGAGGGCCGGGGTCATGAACGATGGGCGCGCCAGTAGCAACTCCACCAGCTCGAGAGCCGCTTCATGGTCACCCAACACCATGAACATCTGAGCCGCCTGGACGCGTAGGATCGCGCCGACCATGGCGTCGTCTTCCAACGCGACGATGGCCAACACATCTTGCGTCAGTTCAAGCGCCCGGTCGTTGTTGCCTCTGCCGGCCTCTGCCGCAGCCAGCCACGAAAGTGGCTGTCCCCGGTAACTCTCGGGCCATCCGCCTTCGGCGACCTGAGCCTCCAGCAGGATCGCCGCGGAGTCGTAGTGCTCCCTCGCTCGGGTCGCCATCCCCTGCACGCGATAGGCCTCTGCCATGCTCAGGTGATAAGCGCCGCCATAGGAGTCCGGCCCGTCGAACGTCGGCCGTTCGCGCACCACGACGTCGCTCAGGACGCGCGCAAGCGTCTGAGACGACGAAAAAAGCAAACCGTAACCGAGCACCTCCGCGCTCTCCTCCGCCCTGCGCGCCGCGAGTTCGACGTCGCCGCCTTCGCGCAGGGCGTCCACGGGCCGAATCGCCCACGGCGCCCAGTGCCCCGCGTCCAACTCGTGCGCGAGTTCCAGAAACCGGCTCGCCATCTCGTGGTCGCGGATGTGTCGCGACGTCGACGCCATGGCGTAGGTGATCTCGAAGGAGGTCGGATTGGCCTCGTACGCCCTGGTGAATACGTCCCGGGCCTCCTCCCAGCGGCCCGTTCGCCGCAGGGTCTTGCCCACCATCAGGTCGAGATCGGTGCCGATGGCGACGGGATCGATTTCGCGCGCGCGCGCGAATGCGCTAAGCGCGGCATCGAAGTCGCGGTCGTGGAAGGACAGAACTCCCTTTGTGAACCAGACCCGAGCCGGGTCGCCGCCCAGCTCCTCGGCGCGGCGCAGATGGGACCGCGCCGCCCGCGCCGCCTCATCCCTGCCCGAGTACCAGAACAGGGTCGAGTACGCCACGGCGAGTCGGAGGCGGGGCGCCGGCAAGTCCGGCTCGCTGGCCACGAGCGCGTCCAGGTCGCTCACGGCCTGCTCCACGAAGGAGGGTTTCCTCCGGTCCATGCGCGCGACGGCGCCGGCGAGTACCAGATCGGCGGTCTGCACCGTCTCGACTGCCATGTCCCCGGCGCCCGAGCGCCCATCGCCCAGCAGGAGATACCCGGACGCCGCGAGCGCCAGAATCGTTCCCGCGGCGAGGCCCCAAGGGAGGATCCACGGCCCGCGCGGCCAAGCCGCGGCATGGGCCGGGCCCTCGTCGGTTGCTTCCACGGGACAGATGAAGCGGTACCCGCGGCGCGGCAGCGTCTCGACGAAGAAGGGCTTGCTCGGGTCGTCTCCCAGCGCGGCGCGGATCCTTCGAACGCACTGGTTGATGCCCTGATCAACCTCCACGTACGGATGCGCCCACAGGTTGGCGTGGATGGCCTCGCGCGTGACGATCTCGCCCTCGGCCATGACCAACTGGAGGAGGAGCTTGAGCGGCTGCTGCGTGATCGGTACCGTCCGCCCGCTTCTCCTCAGAATCGGGCCGGCCGGGTCGAGTTCGAACGGCCCGAATCGGTACGTCATGTGAACCTCCGCGAAAACGCGCCCCCCTCGTCCCCGAGTCCCTAGGAAATACGCGTCTGCGCCAAGGAGTGCCACGCGCCGGTCCGCGCGATCCGCTGACCGACCTCGATGTCGTGCGCGACCCGCGCGGGGTGATGCTCCGGGGGCGCTGGATGTCTAGAAACCGGCTGAAGCTCGCCCTGGACGACGCTTTCGGAGGCTGAGGCGCGCCCCCGCCGGTTCGGACTCAGGTGAAATCGACGAACTCGATCGCGTCGATGTCGCCGATCTCCAGGATTACGGCTCCGTCGGGCGCCGGCTCGAACGCGTCGAAATCATCCTGCCGGGGGACGCCGCGACCGACGGAGTAGCCCGGCGCGAAGTCGGCGGCCCAGTCGATCTCCTGCGCGATGCGCGGGTCTCCGTCGGTCCAGATCACGGCGAACTGGCCGCCGGCGCCCGCCAGCGCGTCGAAGTCGGCCGCCTCGAGGAAGTCGCCGTCGCCCAACTCCGCGTCGGCGGTCACTAGGATGAAGCCGATCCCGAGCAGCCCGCCGAGCATGGCAGACGCCGGCGGCGGAGAGGCAAGCGTCAGCGAAAACGTGGTCGAAGTCTGCGGCAGCGACGCCTCCCCGTAGATCTCGAACAGCTCCGGCTGGTCGTCGCCCTTGAACCAGCCGACCACCACGCGCGCGCCCGGCGGGATTTCGAAGCCGTCCTGCAGTGTGATCGAGCCGGATACGCCGATCGACTCCCGGGGAGCAATGGGATCATCGCCACAGGCTATTACCGGCAGGAGAAGGGCGGCGAAAAGGAATCGCTGTAGAGGCATCGGAGGGCTCCCGAGGAATCGCTGACGTATCGCGCTGCGCCGCTTGCTTACCTGCCGCGGGCCGGGAGCGGTTCCCCGGGGGGCGTCAACGCAGCCCGAACGACTCCCGCTTGGGGGCGGTGATGGCGAAGCCGATGGCCGCCGGGACGAGGGGCGCCCAAAGCATGTAAGACGGGCCGCCGAGGAAGTAGATCACCAGGCCCAGGAGCGCGCCGCTCTCCGCGAGCGCCCAGGCAGACACGTGCGCGGCCGTCGCTCGCTGCGCGTCGGCGGGCGCCGACCCATCGGCGCCGGTCCGAGCGTCGGCCTGGGCGCCCCGGGCCCGTCCCGTCCCGATCACCTGCACGGCCTTGGCCGCCCCCACCGAGAGCGGGCCCCACACGGCCCAAACGAGGACGAGCATGCGCAACTGCCCGGACGGATCGGCGCCGCCTCTGACCAGGCCGAAGACGAGGGCGGCCACGACCATGCCGGAGACCATCGCGCCCAGCACCATCCACGCGCTCAGGTATTGCCGCTCGGCGCTCTGCGGTGCGCTCATGCGGCGTCGCCTAGCCGCGTCGGGACGCCACCAGGGCCACGCCCAACGCGGCCGCCGTGAGCGCCGCCAGTACGCCCAGGGCGGGAGCCGCGCCGAGGAGCTCGTGGAACGGCGTGGCGTACGCGTGATCGTGGCCGGGGTGCGCGAGGAGTCGGGCGGGTAGAGCGGCCAGCACACCCACCGTCAGAGCGGGCGGAATCAGTCTCCGAATCATCGATCGCTCGTCTTGGCGTTCGTGCGAAAGCGACGCGGGCCGACGCCCGCCTCACGGGAGTGACCCAAGCTATCACCCCCTCACGCCGACGCCAGCCCCGCGTGCCCCCGTAATTCGGCTCGCCCTGGGGGACGAGCGCGACCGGAACCGTGTTATACTTCGCGGTCATGATGTGAGCCGACCGAGCTCGGCTTACCCCGCTGCTCGTACACCTCGATCGAGATGCGACGGTTCAGCGCCCGAATCGGCCCACTGGGGTTGCTCTCGGTCCTGCTCCTCGGCTCGTGCGCGATTCCGCGCTGGCCGGTCGAGGGCGCTGTGCTCTCCCCCTACGGCCTCCGTTTCCGCGGCCTGGACCCCGACTTCCACGAGGGCGTGGACATCGACGCCCCCGCGGGCACGCCAGTCCACGCCATGAAGCCGGGCATCGTCGCGCGCGCCGGGCGGTTCAGCGGACTGGGGCTGGGCGTGTACCTGGATCACGGCGGCGGTCTGGTGACCGTGTACGGCCATCTTTCGGCGCTGGACGTGGCGCGCGGGGACACCGTGGCGCATCGGGAGGTGATCGGCCGGGTAGGCCAAACCGGCAACGCTACCAGCCCCCACCTGCACTTCGAGGTGCTGCGAAACGGCCGCGCCGTGGATCCCGTACCGCTCCTGGGAGGCCGGCCGTGACGAAGGCCGGCCCGGAGGGAAACACCGCCCCCCCCAACGGGGTCAAAGAAGGCATGGAACGGGACACCATACGGCGCGGCGACCAACTGGACAGACGCCACGACCTCTATCTGAGGCGCGGCGTACTGGCGTCCATCGTGGTGCACCTGATCCTGTTCCTGGTCTTCGGCGGACGGGGCCGCCCGCCGTCGCCGTTTTCGGCCGCCGGGCCGCGCGCCGGCGACGACCGCGCGGCGGCGGCCGGCGGCGGCGTCCAGGTGGTACAACTGCGCCCCCCCACTCCCTTCGAGATTCTGCGCCCGCCGGAGCCCATTCTGCTCCCCGAGCCGACGGTTGAGACGGTCGACTTCGAGCCCGAGGTGGAGCAGGTATCCCTCGATGAGCTCTCGGACCGGATCGGCCTGGGTGAGGCCGAGGGGCCGGAGACCGGGCAGGGCATCGAAGGGGGAGAAGGCGAGGGCGATGGAGGCACGGCGGCCGAGGGCAGATTCAGGCTGTTCCCGCCCAAGCCGCGGGGCCTCATCATCCCTCCAAGTGACCGGCCGAAGAGGGTACGCGGCAGGGAGGTGGAGGTGCGCGTGTTCGTCACCTCCACCGGAGCGGTTGTGGCCGACTCCACGCGCCTGTTCCCGCCCACCGGGGACCGCGGTTTCGACGACCGGCTGTTGCAGGACGCCGCGGACTGGGTGTTCGAGCCCGCGCAACGAGGCGGCCGGACGGTGGCCGGCTGGTTCGTCTACGAACTCTCCCTCTAGCGCTACCGTTCGAAGGCCACTCTCCCGCCGACCATCGTCAGGTCGGGCGCGGCCACCAGGATCTCTTCGGGCGGGATCGAGGACAGGTCGCGGTCCCAGATCACCAGGTCCGCGAGCATGCCCGCCTCGAGCGCGCCCTTCTCGTCCTCCTGGAACTCCCCGTAGGCGCTTCCGGCCGTATACAGCCGCACGGCCTCCTCGAAGGTCAGCCGCTGCTCCGGCAGCCAGCCACCGGCCGGTTCGCCGGGTTCCTCCCGGCTCTGGCGGGTGACGGCGCTGTAGAGTCCCTGCACCGGTTCCAGCGGCTCCACCGCGAAGTCGGTACCGAAGGCGATGCGCGCGCCGCTGTCGAGCAGGCTTCGCCACGCGTAGCCGCCCTCGACCGCGCGGTCGCGTCCGACCCGATCCTCGGCCCAGCGCAGGTCGCTCGTGGCGTGCGTCGGCTGCATGCTGGCGATCACGCCCAGCTCGGCGAAACGAGGGATGTCCGCGGCGTCTATGATCTGGGCGTGCTCGATGCGGTGGCGCAGGTCCTTGGGGCCCAGCGCCTCGCGCGCCGCCTCGATGCCGTCCAGCACCGTGCGCGTCGCGCCGTCGCCGATGGCGTGGATGGCCAACTGGAGGTCCGCCTCGTGGGCCGCGAGGATGAGCGAATCCATGCGCGCCCGGGGCGTCGTGGGAATCCCCGATGTCGACGGATCGTCGGTGAACGGCTCCAGCATCCACGCGGTGCGCGAGCCCAGGGTGCCGTCCGAGTAGCCCTTGAGGATTCCCGTCCGCAGCCACGCGTCGCCGGTCCCGGCGGTCACGCCTTCGGCGCGCAGAGCGTCCACGTTGTCCATCGTGAGCGGGACCCACGCGTACAGGCGAATCGTGAGCTCGCCGGCGTCCGCCATCCGCCGGTACAACTCTATCTCGCGGAAACTCGCGCTCGTGGTAGCGCTGGTGACTCCCGTGCGGGCAGCCAGCTCCAGCGATGCCCCCACGCCTCGCCGCAGCAGCACGTCGTCCGTGGCCGGGATGGCGCTGGCGACGAGGTCCTCGGCGTTCTCCTTGAAGATCCCGGTCGGCTCGCCGGCCTCGTCGCGCACTATCTCGCCGCCCTCGGGGTCCGGCGTGTCCGCGGTGATCCCCGCCTCGCGCAGGGCGATGGAGTTGCCCCAGCCTGTGTGCCCATCGACGCGGTTGAGGTAGACGGGGTGGTTTGGCGCGGCGCGGTCCAGCGCGTCCTTGGTGGGCCAGCCTCCCGGTCCCAGTTCGTTCGCCGGGAGCCGCGTGTGGTCCCATCCGCGGCCCTGGATCCAGGTGCCCGCCGGTTGCCCCTCGGCGGCGGCGCGCACCCGCTCTTCGATCTGCGACAGCGACGTGGTGCCGTTCAGGTCGACGCGCAGCAGCGACACTCCACCAGAAGCGAAGTGGAGGTGCGCGTCGTTGAAGCCGGGCGTCACCAGCCTGCCGTCCAGCTCGATCACCCGGGTGTCCGAGCCAATGTGCTCGGCGACATCCTCGTCCGAACCGACGGCCAGCACCCGATCGCCCGAGACCGCGATGGCGCTCGCGGTCTCGGCGTCGAGCGCCGCGGTCATGACCACGCCGCCGCGGAGCACGTAGTCGGCGCCGCCGTCGCCGGTGGCTTGCGGCGAGTCGGCGCACGCTCCGACGAGGAACACCAGGGGGGCGAGCGCCAGGCGTGAAGCGCGAGGGGTGTTTGCGAGGTTCATCGTGTGGGCCGCTGCCGTGGCAAGGTGAATCTGCTTCCGCTCCGCGAGGGGACGGGCGCGCGCGCGAGGCAACGCGTACCTTCGCGAGCGGGTCAGTGTAGGGCCGATGCACCACCGACGGGAGGGGTCAATGCTGCTTCGTAGGTACGGCAGGAACATCCAGAGCGTCGAGCCGAACTTCCAGGCCAACGCTCTCACCGAGATCGGCTTCATCAGGACCGACGGTTTTCGGGCGCAGGCCGACGACTTCGCCGACGAATGGGAGGCGATCGACGCGCGCGTCATCGCCGGCACCACCGAGGGGGACGTGAAGTCCGAGGTCGAGTCCGCGCTGCTGGCGGACCTGCTGCGCCAACTGGACGAAGTGGTCGCGGGGGCCGGCGCAGGCGCCGTGGTTCTCGTGGAAAACGCGCTCGGCCAGGACCACCCCAAGACGCGCGACTCGACCCGGACGCTGGTGGTCGATGGCGAGAACCGGCTGCGCTTCACGTATACGGTGGATCCGCCGCTGCGAGTGGGCGTGTACCGGCGCAAGGCCGGCGCGGGCTGAACCAGGCGAGCCCGCGCGGCGGCGCGGACCACGTCCACGTTCGCGGCGCGCGCAGTGGCCGGGAAGCCTGGGTGGTCCCGGAGCTGGCTGAGTGGGTCGCCGGGCTGCTCGCCACCGGGACGGTGCACGGCTTCGCCGCGGACGCCCCGGATCGAGCGCCGCTCGGCGGGCGCGGCGAGGCGTGGCGTATCCGGGCCCCTGCGCCTTCGCGCGCGCAGGCCTGGGTGGTCCGCCACTACGTGCGCGGCGGCGCGGTCGCCGGCCCTGTTCTCGGCGACCGGTACCTGCGCCTCGGCGTACCCCGTCCGCTCGCGGAACTCCGAGCGAGCGAGCGCGCCCGCGCCCGCGGTGTCCGTACGCCGAGGGTCCTGGTGGCCGCCTGGTACGCGCGCGGCCCGTTCGCGCGCGGCGACCTGGTCAGCGAGTGGATCGACGGCGCCTTCGACCTGGCCGCCCTGCTCTTCGGCGGGACGGAAGGATCCCCGACGGCGATGCCGGAAATACCGCCTCCGGACCGAGACCAGGCGCTGGCGGCGGCGGGCGGACTGGTCCGCTCGCTCACGATGGCGGGCGTCGAGCACGTCGACCTGAACGCCACCAACATCGCGCTGCGGCCGACGTCCGCCGGCCTGGAGGCGTGGGCGCTGGACCTGGACCGCGCGCTGATCCACCCCGAGCCGGTCGTGAGCGCTGGCGTGCGCATGAGAGACAGGCTGGAGCGCTCGCTGGCCAAGCTGGGGGCGGCGCCCTCCGCCCGCCCCCTGACGCCCGCGGAGCTGGCCCGTTTTCGCGACGCGGCTGGCGACCCGCGCGAGGCAGTCTCGGCCGCGACCGCGAGGAACTCCGGCTAGTGTCGGCGCTCGGGGACCGGCTCGCGCGCGGCCCGCGCCAGGTGGGCGTCCTGCTGCTCACGGCGTTGGGCGACGCGGTGCACGTGCTGCCGGTCCTGTCGGCGCTGCGCCGCGCCCGCCCTGAGTGGCGGCTGACGTGGATCATCCAGCCGGTCCCCCATCGCCTCGTCGCCCCCAATCGCCCGGCGCACGACTTTCTGGTCTTCCAGCGGCGGCGCGGCGCGTCCGCCTGGCGGTCCTACGCGGAGGCGCGCGCGCGCATGGCCGGCAGGCGCTTCGACCTCCTGATCTGCCTGCAGGTGTACCTGAAGGCGGGGCTCCTGGCGGCGGTGCTGCCCGCCGACGTGAAGCTGGGCTTCGATCGCCGGCGCGCGCGCGACGCCAACTGGCTCTTCACCCACGAGCGCATCCCGGCCCGGCCGGCCGGCCACGTGCAGGACCAGTACTTCGAGTTTCTGGAGCACCTGGGGATCGATCCGGGAACGCCCGTCTGGGGCCTGGAGGTAACGGCCGACGAGCGCTCAGCCCAGGCGGCGTTCCGGGATCGGCTGGAGGGTCGGCGCGCCTGCGGCGTCGTGGTAGCCACCAGCAAGCCCGAGAAGAACTGGGCGCCGGCGCGCTACGCTCGCCTGCTGGACATCGTGCGGCACGACCTGCGGCTGGTGCCGGTTCTGATCGGCGGACCGTCGCCGATCGAGCGCGCGGCGGCGCGCGAAATCAACGAGGCCACGTCGGCCCGGCCGATGGACATGATGGGCGACGATGTGCGCCGCCTGGTGTGGCTGAGCGATGCGTGCGACGTGGTCGTGAGCCCCGACACCGGGCCGCTCCACATCGCGCGCGCCGTAGGTACGCCCGTCGTGGG includes:
- a CDS encoding winged helix-turn-helix domain-containing protein — protein: MTYRFGPFELDPAGPILRRSGRTVPITQQPLKLLLQLVMAEGEIVTREAIHANLWAHPYVEVDQGINQCVRRIRAALGDDPSKPFFVETLPRRGYRFICPVEATDEGPAHAAAWPRGPWILPWGLAAGTILALAASGYLLLGDGRSGAGDMAVETVQTADLVLAGAVARMDRRKPSFVEQAVSDLDALVASEPDLPAPRLRLAVAYSTLFWYSGRDEAARAARSHLRRAEELGGDPARVWFTKGVLSFHDRDFDAALSAFARAREIDPVAIGTDLDLMVGKTLRRTGRWEEARDVFTRAYEANPTSFEITYAMASTSRHIRDHEMASRFLELAHELDAGHWAPWAIRPVDALREGGDVELAARRAEESAEVLGYGLLFSSSQTLARVLSDVVVRERPTFDGPDSYGGAYHLSMAEAYRVQGMATRAREHYDSAAILLEAQVAEGGWPESYRGQPLSWLAAAEAGRGNNDRALELTQDVLAIVALEDDAMVGAILRVQAAQMFMVLGDHEAALELVELLLARPSFMTPALLDVDPIWAPIRDHPRLRGHLVG
- a CDS encoding glycosyltransferase family 9 protein gives rise to the protein MSALGDRLARGPRQVGVLLLTALGDAVHVLPVLSALRRARPEWRLTWIIQPVPHRLVAPNRPAHDFLVFQRRRGASAWRSYAEARARMAGRRFDLLICLQVYLKAGLLAAVLPADVKLGFDRRRARDANWLFTHERIPARPAGHVQDQYFEFLEHLGIDPGTPVWGLEVTADERSAQAAFRDRLEGRRACGVVVATSKPEKNWAPARYARLLDIVRHDLRLVPVLIGGPSPIERAAAREINEATSARPMDMMGDDVRRLVWLSDACDVVVSPDTGPLHIARAVGTPVVGLYGYTNPLRHGPYGAFQDLVVDGYAREPGEAYVLSARHRAGGMERVTVDAVAASIERALERYPRGGGGADPGP
- a CDS encoding amidohydrolase, encoding MNLANTPRASRLALAPLVFLVGACADSPQATGDGGADYVLRGGVVMTAALDAETASAIAVSGDRVLAVGSDEDVAEHIGSDTRVIELDGRLVTPGFNDAHLHFASGGVSLLRVDLNGTTSLSQIEERVRAAAEGQPAGTWIQGRGWDHTRLPANELGPGGWPTKDALDRAAPNHPVYLNRVDGHTGWGNSIALREAGITADTPDPEGGEIVRDEAGEPTGIFKENAEDLVASAIPATDDVLLRRGVGASLELAARTGVTSATTSASFREIELYRRMADAGELTIRLYAWVPLTMDNVDALRAEGVTAGTGDAWLRTGILKGYSDGTLGSRTAWMLEPFTDDPSTSGIPTTPRARMDSLILAAHEADLQLAIHAIGDGATRTVLDGIEAAREALGPKDLRHRIEHAQIIDAADIPRFAELGVIASMQPTHATSDLRWAEDRVGRDRAVEGGYAWRSLLDSGARIAFGTDFAVEPLEPVQGLYSAVTRQSREEPGEPAGGWLPEQRLTFEEAVRLYTAGSAYGEFQEDEKGALEAGMLADLVIWDRDLSSIPPEEILVAAPDLTMVGGRVAFER
- a CDS encoding lipopolysaccharide kinase InaA family protein, which gives rise to MVPELAEWVAGLLATGTVHGFAADAPDRAPLGGRGEAWRIRAPAPSRAQAWVVRHYVRGGAVAGPVLGDRYLRLGVPRPLAELRASERARARGVRTPRVLVAAWYARGPFARGDLVSEWIDGAFDLAALLFGGTEGSPTAMPEIPPPDRDQALAAAGGLVRSLTMAGVEHVDLNATNIALRPTSAGLEAWALDLDRALIHPEPVVSAGVRMRDRLERSLAKLGAAPSARPLTPAELARFRDAAGDPREAVSAATARNSG
- a CDS encoding M23 family metallopeptidase is translated as MRRFSARIGPLGLLSVLLLGSCAIPRWPVEGAVLSPYGLRFRGLDPDFHEGVDIDAPAGTPVHAMKPGIVARAGRFSGLGLGVYLDHGGGLVTVYGHLSALDVARGDTVAHREVIGRVGQTGNATSPHLHFEVLRNGRAVDPVPLLGGRP